The Bacteroidia bacterium genome has a segment encoding these proteins:
- the proS gene encoding proline--tRNA ligase, producing the protein MAKDFTKRSEDYSKWYNELVLRADMAENSDVRGCMVIKPYGYAIWEIMQQTLDKMFKDTGHVNAYFPLFIPKSFLEKEEGHAEGFAKECAVVTHYRLKVNPEKKGSLIVDPNSKLEEELIVRPTSETIIWNTYRGWVQSYRDLPILVNQWANVVRWEMRTRLFLRTAEFLWQEGHTAHATAEEAIQETERMLDVYADFAENWLAIPVVKGVKTPNERFAGALETYCIEAMMQDGKALQAGTSHFLGQNFAKAFDVKFSNKEGRQDYVWATSWGVSTRLMGALVMTHSDDNGLVLPPKLAPTQVVIVPIYKGQDQLESISKKAKEIKAKLEAKGIRVKYDDRDNQTPGWKFADYEFKGVPLRIAIGPRDMENGTVELARRDTLTKSVHQQADLEDLIPGLLVEIQDSLFNKALTKRTENTFRVDSYEEFKAILEKGGFIMAHWDGTPETEEKIKEETKATIRCIPLDSQSEEGKCIYSGKPSAKRVLFARAY; encoded by the coding sequence ATGGCTAAAGATTTTACGAAAAGAAGCGAAGATTACAGCAAATGGTACAATGAGTTAGTATTGAGGGCTGATATGGCGGAGAATTCGGATGTGCGTGGTTGCATGGTAATAAAACCATACGGATATGCTATTTGGGAGATTATGCAACAAACCCTTGATAAGATGTTTAAGGATACAGGCCATGTGAATGCCTATTTTCCGTTGTTTATTCCAAAAAGTTTTTTGGAAAAGGAGGAAGGTCATGCGGAAGGATTTGCAAAAGAATGTGCGGTGGTTACACATTATAGATTAAAAGTGAATCCGGAGAAGAAAGGTAGTTTGATAGTGGATCCTAATTCTAAGTTGGAGGAGGAATTGATAGTGCGTCCAACTTCCGAAACCATTATTTGGAATACTTACAGGGGTTGGGTTCAGTCATATCGTGATTTGCCAATACTGGTAAATCAATGGGCGAATGTAGTTCGTTGGGAAATGCGAACTCGATTGTTTTTGCGTACTGCTGAATTTCTTTGGCAGGAGGGGCATACTGCTCATGCAACGGCAGAAGAAGCTATTCAGGAAACGGAGCGTATGTTGGATGTTTATGCAGATTTTGCTGAAAATTGGTTAGCAATTCCTGTTGTAAAAGGGGTAAAAACTCCCAATGAGCGTTTTGCAGGTGCCTTAGAGACCTATTGCATTGAAGCCATGATGCAGGATGGGAAAGCCTTGCAAGCCGGTACTTCTCACTTTTTAGGACAGAATTTTGCCAAGGCATTCGATGTGAAATTTTCGAATAAAGAAGGGCGGCAAGATTATGTTTGGGCTACTTCATGGGGAGTTTCAACCCGATTAATGGGAGCCTTGGTAATGACTCACAGCGATGACAATGGATTGGTTTTGCCTCCGAAATTAGCACCGACCCAAGTAGTAATTGTACCAATTTATAAGGGGCAGGATCAATTGGAATCTATCTCCAAAAAAGCAAAAGAGATAAAAGCCAAATTGGAAGCTAAAGGTATACGTGTAAAGTACGATGATAGGGATAATCAAACACCTGGCTGGAAGTTTGCCGATTATGAGTTTAAAGGAGTTCCACTTCGAATTGCCATTGGTCCGCGTGATATGGAAAATGGTACAGTGGAATTGGCCCGTCGTGACACATTAACCAAATCAGTGCACCAACAAGCTGATTTGGAAGATTTGATACCCGGTTTATTAGTAGAGATTCAAGATAGTTTGTTTAATAAAGCCCTGACAAAGAGAACCGAAAATACATTCAGGGTAGATAGTTATGAAGAGTTTAAGGCTATTTTGGAAAAAGGTGGATTTATTATGGCCCATTGGGATGGGACACCCGAAACCGAAGAGAAGATAAAGGAAGAAACCAAAGCAACTATTCGTTGTATTCCTTTGGATAGTCAATCGGAAGAAGGTAAGTGTATCTATTCCGGCAAACCATCGGCCAAGCGAGTATTGTTTGCCAGAGCGTATTAG